GCGCTTCTTCCAGTTGTAGCGCGCGATTGCTGGTAAAGGTTTCGATGGTGCCGCCTGACGAGGCTTCGCCCATCGCCGGACGCCAGCCCGAAGGATTGAGTTCGTTCATGCCAGCACCTCCCCAAGCGCCGTTGCCAGCGCTGCGATATCATCCTGTGTCGTGCATTCCGTGGTAGCGATCAGCAGCCCGCGTGAAAGCGCATCCACCTGCGGATAGAGCCGCCCCAGCGAGACCCCGCCCAGCACATCGGCTTCCGCAAGATCACGCACGACCTGCCGCGCGTCCCTGGCCAGCTTCACCGTAAACTCGTTGAAATAGTGCGTGTTGATCACTTCAACGCCCGGAACCTGAGAAAGCTGCTCCACTGCCTGCCGCGCGCGCATGTGGCTGAGCCTGGCCATGTTCGAAAGCCCGGTCCCGCCCAGCAAGGTCATGTGGATCGAAAACGCCAGTGCACACAGCCCGGAATTGGTGCAGATGTTGCTCGTCGCCTTTTCACGCCGGATGTGCTGTTCACGCGTGGACAATGTAAGCACGAAGCCGCGCTTGCCATCGGCGTCCACCGTTTCCCCGCACAACCTGCCAGGCATCTGCCGCACAAACTTTTCGCGGCAACCGAACAGGCCAAGGTAAGGCCCGCCAAATTGCAGGCCGACGCCGAGCGACTGCCCCTCGCCCACCACGATATCCGCGCCAAGACTGCCGGGGCTTTCCAGCAGGCCCAATGCGACCGGTTCGGTCACCACGGCGATCAGCAAGGCACCCTTGGCCTGCGCTGCGGCAGCAATCGATGCAAGATCGGGAATACGCCCCAGCACATCGGGGTATTGCACCACGACACATGAGGTTTGCCCATCGATCTTCGCAATCAGTGCCTGATCGTCGGGTTCGGCCACAAGGTCTGGCGCGGATGTATCAAGCCGGTCACCGGTGAACTTTGCCATGGTGCGGGCGGTTTCGACATAGTGCGGATGCAGTCCGCCCGACACGATCGCATTGCTTCGCCGGGTGATCCGCGCCGCCATCGCGATGGCTTCCCAGCATGCGGTTGAACCATCGTAGAGCGAGGCATTGGCAACGTCCGTACCGAACAGGCGCGCAACCTGCGTCTGGAATTCGAACAGCACCTGCAACGTGCCTTGCGCAATTTCAGGCTGATAAGGCGTATAGGCTGTCAGGAATTCTCCGCGCTGGATCATGTGATCCACAGTCGCCGGAATGTGATGGCGGTATGCGCCTGCGCCCAGAAAGAATGGCACCGATCCGGCAGTGGTGTTTTTGGCCGAAAGTCGCGCCATGTGGCGTTCGACCGCCATTTCGCTGGCGTGGTCGGG
This genomic interval from Novosphingobium sp. CECT 9465 contains the following:
- the gcvPA gene encoding aminomethyl-transferring glycine dehydrogenase subunit GcvPA, translating into MRYLPLTDADRSAMLSVVGAGSVDELFADVPEHARLTAPIAGLPDHASEMAVERHMARLSAKNTTAGSVPFFLGAGAYRHHIPATVDHMIQRGEFLTAYTPYQPEIAQGTLQVLFEFQTQVARLFGTDVANASLYDGSTACWEAIAMAARITRRSNAIVSGGLHPHYVETARTMAKFTGDRLDTSAPDLVAEPDDQALIAKIDGQTSCVVVQYPDVLGRIPDLASIAAAAQAKGALLIAVVTEPVALGLLESPGSLGADIVVGEGQSLGVGLQFGGPYLGLFGCREKFVRQMPGRLCGETVDADGKRGFVLTLSTREQHIRREKATSNICTNSGLCALAFSIHMTLLGGTGLSNMARLSHMRARQAVEQLSQVPGVEVINTHYFNEFTVKLARDARQVVRDLAEADVLGGVSLGRLYPQVDALSRGLLIATTECTTQDDIAALATALGEVLA